In Ferroplasma sp., a single window of DNA contains:
- a CDS encoding MFS transporter: MVGSIGKTASRHLPAVIQSMFIIALGNFIDSSYAPLAPFIKNYYILTATQVGLITSILFIGSSSVAVFTGFLVDRIGHHNAMKLSFGIMAIGSTVLFGSRDYATLLAGFYFIGFGYGMLTPATNSQIMEEYYPEHLTRMGVKQAGVPMGAALAAIMLPPVVIKVGIPHVYLLIITMAAILLIILPLRNPVNKDRFQLGKYIKEMFETVKDKYLLLIGFSALFMSWSQQSVMTYYVLYFRNIKFGTLIAESFLYSVLISAIFGRILWTRLGNRLFGQNHIKTFSLIMVFAAAVIILLPRFSSDIFTAYIFSIFVGITAISWNGVFVSMTSEIAPTGKVGMYSGMGILLISSGTILGTPISGMIIDHFHSYNLMWMIMGVTVMVVGIVLFIISNKMKITSKRST, from the coding sequence ATGGTTGGATCTATTGGCAAAACTGCAAGCAGGCATCTACCTGCAGTTATCCAGAGCATGTTTATCATTGCACTGGGGAATTTTATAGATTCGTCATACGCACCACTTGCACCGTTTATCAAGAATTATTATATTCTGACGGCAACACAGGTAGGCCTTATAACAAGCATACTTTTCATAGGCTCCTCCAGTGTTGCTGTATTTACAGGATTTCTGGTGGACAGGATAGGCCATCATAATGCCATGAAATTATCCTTTGGGATAATGGCTATAGGGTCAACTGTCCTTTTCGGCTCAAGGGATTATGCTACTCTCCTGGCCGGGTTTTATTTCATAGGCTTCGGCTATGGCATGCTCACTCCTGCAACCAATAGCCAGATAATGGAAGAATATTATCCAGAGCATCTTACCAGAATGGGGGTGAAACAGGCAGGTGTTCCAATGGGTGCCGCACTGGCAGCAATAATGCTCCCTCCTGTGGTTATTAAGGTAGGAATACCACATGTTTATCTCCTAATCATAACCATGGCAGCAATCTTGCTTATCATACTCCCCCTGAGAAATCCAGTGAATAAAGACAGATTCCAGCTTGGAAAATATATAAAAGAAATGTTTGAAACTGTAAAGGACAAATATCTACTTTTGATAGGTTTTTCAGCGCTTTTCATGTCGTGGTCACAGCAATCTGTCATGACGTACTATGTACTTTACTTTAGAAATATCAAATTTGGAACCCTCATTGCAGAATCATTTCTTTACTCCGTTCTCATCAGTGCCATATTCGGTAGAATCCTGTGGACGAGGCTGGGAAATAGGTTGTTTGGTCAGAACCACATAAAAACATTCTCACTTATTATGGTTTTCGCTGCCGCAGTAATTATTCTGCTTCCCAGATTCTCATCTGATATTTTCACTGCTTACATATTCTCTATTTTTGTAGGTATCACTGCAATTTCCTGGAATGGTGTATTTGTTTCAATGACCTCAGAAATTGCACCCACAGGAAAGGTTGGAATGTACAGTGGGATGGGAATACTGCTGATTAGCTCTGGAACGATACTGGGAACACCTATTTCAGGGATGATAATAGACCATTTCCATTCATATAATTTGATGTGGATGATTATGGGAGTTACTGTAATGGTAGTTGGCATAGTGCTGTTTATTATATCCAATAAAATGAAAATAACCTCTAAAAGATCAACGTGA
- a CDS encoding glycoside hydrolase family 57 protein, with the protein MEDIIFYFELHQPFRLRPLRMQDKLDSRDIFWEEKDMELFKRISDNAYIPATRTFMENGIHSTFSLSGTFIEQALKYSPKTIDVIDDYVKSGLCELMGETYFHSLSSIWNEDEFALQVNDQMKLIKGTFNYIPESFRNTELIYNNRIAKIARNMGFKNIIAEGTDDIIKNHNPNYRYLTPSGINLYLRNYPMSDNISFRFSNDRWPGYPLTADKFIKWVAESPGEIMNLFMDYETFGEHQKKESGIFEFVKYLPGYMEEYGLKTMNIRDISKYHRPMGDVSIEKTISWADTGRDLSAWLGNSMQNDAFNRLKSCKNPGKMKIWRYLQTSDLIYYMSMGNPEDFSVHEYFNPYRSPYLAFIYYMFALDILCRK; encoded by the coding sequence ATGGAAGATATAATTTTTTATTTTGAATTGCACCAACCATTCAGGCTCAGGCCATTAAGAATGCAGGATAAACTAGATTCAAGGGATATTTTCTGGGAAGAGAAAGACATGGAACTGTTCAAACGTATATCTGATAATGCCTATATACCTGCAACAAGGACCTTCATGGAAAATGGCATACATTCCACATTTTCATTATCCGGCACATTCATAGAACAGGCACTGAAATATAGCCCGAAAACCATTGATGTAATTGATGATTATGTGAAGTCTGGCCTGTGCGAATTAATGGGGGAAACATACTTTCACTCACTTTCATCAATATGGAACGAGGATGAATTTGCGTTACAGGTAAATGACCAGATGAAGCTTATAAAGGGCACATTTAACTATATTCCTGAATCCTTCAGGAATACCGAGCTCATATATAATAACAGAATAGCTAAAATTGCCAGAAATATGGGCTTTAAAAACATAATTGCCGAGGGAACAGATGACATCATAAAAAATCATAATCCCAATTACCGGTATCTTACTCCATCAGGAATAAATCTATACTTAAGGAATTACCCCATGAGTGACAATATATCCTTCAGATTTTCTAATGACAGGTGGCCTGGATACCCACTTACTGCAGATAAATTCATAAAATGGGTTGCTGAAAGCCCTGGAGAAATTATGAATCTTTTTATGGACTATGAAACCTTTGGCGAGCATCAGAAAAAGGAGAGTGGGATATTTGAATTTGTTAAATATCTTCCGGGATACATGGAAGAATATGGGCTGAAAACCATGAATATCAGGGATATTTCAAAATACCACAGGCCCATGGGAGATGTAAGCATTGAAAAAACCATCTCATGGGCAGATACAGGTAGGGATTTGTCTGCATGGCTGGGAAATTCAATGCAGAATGATGCCTTCAACAGATTGAAGTCCTGCAAAAATCCTGGTAAAATGAAAATATGGAGGTATCTTCAAACATCTGACCTAATATACTATATGTCCATGGGGAATCCTGAGGATTTCAGTGTACATGAGTATTTTAATCCATATAGATCTCCATACCTGGCTTTTATATACTATATGTTTGCCCTGGATATTTTATGCAGGAAGTAG
- a CDS encoding glycosyltransferase family 4 protein, with product MKVAVIGWELPPAFSGGLGIHTYNVFSIVGKIIPVDIYIPYMGYSFPEYPFNVRTVKIKSGIAGSVYSHVTNFIEAVNDYNERVVENFQPEGVALVHCHDWITFRAGIEIKKRYKIPLVVTFHSTEFDRSAYFNPQESIMRIEAEGASEADAVITVSNLTRDIVAHNYHINPDKITTVYNGVKASAYTSGLKFKRERQVLYFGRITSQKGPKFFMEMGKKALEYENNIRFIMAGTGDMLDEMKAYAYDHGIQDKFYFPGFVEFQKAIEYYKKSSVFVIPSVSEPFGITVLESMVSGTPVVMSRTTGVGEALNNALKVDFWDTDVMSSYVVSVLNHKSLMETLSLYGKYEGMSFTWEKSAMKTLEVYRSVWKI from the coding sequence TTGAAAGTTGCAGTGATAGGATGGGAGCTTCCTCCGGCATTCTCGGGTGGGCTGGGAATACATACATACAACGTGTTTTCCATAGTTGGGAAAATTATTCCTGTTGACATATATATACCTTATATGGGATATTCATTTCCAGAGTATCCATTCAATGTCAGAACAGTCAAAATTAAATCAGGAATAGCCGGCAGTGTTTATTCACATGTAACAAACTTTATTGAGGCGGTCAATGACTATAATGAACGTGTCGTAGAAAACTTCCAGCCTGAGGGGGTTGCACTTGTGCACTGCCATGACTGGATAACCTTCAGGGCAGGAATAGAAATTAAAAAAAGATACAAGATTCCACTGGTGGTAACATTCCACAGCACGGAGTTTGATAGGTCAGCGTATTTCAACCCGCAGGAATCAATAATGAGGATCGAGGCTGAAGGGGCCAGTGAGGCCGATGCAGTAATTACAGTATCAAATCTTACAAGGGATATTGTGGCACATAATTATCACATAAACCCTGATAAGATAACAACAGTATACAATGGGGTAAAGGCATCAGCATACACATCAGGCCTGAAATTCAAAAGGGAAAGGCAGGTGCTGTACTTTGGAAGGATAACAAGCCAGAAAGGCCCAAAATTTTTCATGGAGATGGGCAAAAAGGCACTTGAATATGAAAACAACATAAGGTTTATAATGGCCGGAACAGGGGACATGCTTGATGAGATGAAGGCATATGCCTATGACCATGGCATTCAGGATAAATTTTATTTTCCTGGGTTTGTGGAATTCCAGAAGGCTATTGAGTACTATAAAAAATCCTCAGTATTCGTTATACCATCTGTTTCAGAACCCTTCGGGATAACTGTCCTGGAATCCATGGTATCCGGGACACCTGTAGTCATGAGCAGAACAACGGGTGTCGGGGAAGCCCTGAACAATGCATTGAAAGTGGATTTCTGGGATACAGATGTAATGTCATCATACGTAGTTTCCGTACTGAATCATAAAAGCCTTATGGAAACACTTTCACTTTACGGTAAGTACGAAGGCATGTCATTTACCTGGGAAAAATCCGCCATGAAAACACTGGAGGTTTACAGATCAGTATGGAAGATATAA